A portion of the Eulemur rufifrons isolate Redbay chromosome 30, OSU_ERuf_1, whole genome shotgun sequence genome contains these proteins:
- the PIGA gene encoding phosphatidylinositol N-acetylglucosaminyltransferase subunit A isoform X2, which translates to MGLAGTDLLSGIIPELCQKYPDLNFLIGGEGPKRIVLEEVRERYQLHDRVRLLGALEHKDVRNVLVQGHIFLNTSLTEAFCMAIVEAASCGLQVVSTKVGGIPEVLPENLIILCEPSVKSLCEGLEKAIFQLKSGTLLAPENIHNVVKTFYTWRNVAERTEKVYDRVSLEAVLPMDRRLDRLISHCGPVTGYIFALLAVLNFLFLVFLKWMTPDSVIDVAIDATGPRGAWTHQYSPRRRGSENNDISKIR; encoded by the exons GAACTGATTTGCTTAGTGGTATAATACCTGAACTCTGTCAGAAATATCCAGATTTAAATTTCCTAATTGGAGGAGAGGGACCAAAGAGAATCGTTTTGGAAGAAGTTCGGGAAAGATACCAGCTACATGACAG ggtGCGTCTTTTGGGAGCTTTAGAACACAAGGATGTTAGAAATGTCTTAGTTCAAGGACACATTTTTCTTAATACCTCCCTTACCGAAGCATTCTGCATGGCGATCGTGGAAGCAGCCAGTTGTGGTTTACAG gttgTAAGTACCAAGGTTGGTGGAATTCCTGAGGTGCTTCCAgaaaatcttattattttatgtGAGCCTTCAGTAAAATCTTTGTGTGAAGGGTTGGAAAAAGCTATTTTCCAACTGAAGTCGGGGACATTGCTAGCTCCAGAAAATATCCATAACGTAGTAAAGACTTTCTACACCTGGAGGAATGTTGCAGAGAGAACTGAAAAA GTGTATGACCGGGTGTCACTGGAAGCTGTGTTGCCAATGGACAGACGACTGGACAGGCTCATTTCTCACTGCGGCCCAGTAACAGGCTACATTTTTGCTTTGTTGGCTGTTCTCAACTTTCTCTTCCTCGTTTTCCTGAAGTGGATGACTCCAGATTCTGTCATTGATGTTGCAATAGATGCCACCGGGCCAAGAGGTGCCTGGACTCATCAGTATTCTCCCAGAAGGAGAGGGAGTGAGAATAATGATATATCTAAAATCAGGTAG
- the ASB11 gene encoding ankyrin repeat and SOCS box protein 11 isoform X1, translated as MEDGPVFYGFKNIFITMFATFFFFKLLIKIFLALLTHFYVVKGNRKEAARIAEEIYGGISDCWADRSPLHEAAAQGRLLALKTLIAQGVNVNLVTINRVSSLHEACLGGHVACAKALLENGAHVNGVTVHGATPLFNACCSGSAACVNVLLEFGAQAQLEVHLASPIHEAVKRGHRECMEILLANNVNIDQEVPQLGTPLYVACTYQRADCVKKLLELGASVDHGQCLDTPLHAAARQSSVEVIHLLTDYGANLNLRNAQGKSALDLAAPKSSVEQALLLHEGPPALSQLCRLCVRKCLGRACHQAVHKLCLPEPLERFLLYQ; from the exons ATGGAAGATGGTCCTGTTTTCTAtggctttaaaaacatttttattacaatgtttgctaccttttttttcttcaagcttttaattaagatttttttggctCTCCTAACCCATTTCTATGTCgtcaaaggaaatagaaaagaagcaGCTAGGATAGCAGAAGAGATCTATGGTGGAATTTCAG ACTGCTGGGCTGATCGATCCCCACTTCATGAAGCTGCGGCTCAGGGGCGCTTACTGGCCCTTAAAACTCTAATTGCACAA GGTGTCAATGTGAACCTTGTGACAATTAACCGGGTCTCTTCTCTCCATGAGGCGTGCCTTGGAGGTCACGTGGCCTGTGCTAAAGCCTTATTGGAAAATGGTGCACAT GTGAATGGCGTGACGGTTCACGGAGCCACGCCCCTCTTCAATGCTTGCTGTAGTGGCAGTGCTGCGTGTGTCAATGTGCTGCTGGAGTTCGGAGCCCAGGCCCAGCTCGAGGTGCACCTGGCTTCACCCATCCATGAGGCAGTGAAGAGAG GTCACAGAGAGTGCATGGAGATTCTGCTGGCAAATAATGTTAACATTGACCAAGAGGTGCCTCAGCTTGGAACTCCCCTGTATGTGGCCTGCACCTACCAGAGGGCAGATTGTGTGAAGAAACTTCTGGAATTAG GAGCCAGTGTCGATCACGGCCAGTGCCTGGACACCCCCCTGCACGCTGCAGCGAGGCAGTCCAGTGTAGAGGTCATCCACCTGCTGACCGACTATGGGGCTAACCTGAACCTCAGAAATGCTCAAGGCAAAAGTGCACTTGATCTGGCGGCTCCAAAAAGCAGCGTGGAGCAGGCACTCCTGCTCCATGAAG GCCCACCTGCTCTTTCCCAGCTCTGCCGCCTGTGTGTCCGGAAGTGCCTGGGCCGAGCATGTCATCAAGCTGTGCACAAACTATGTCTGCCAGAGCCACTCGAAAGATTCCTCCTATACCAATAA
- the ASB11 gene encoding ankyrin repeat and SOCS box protein 11 isoform X2, protein MEDGPVFYGFKNIFITMFATFFFFKLLIKIFLALLTHFYVVKGNRKEAARIAEEIYGGISDCWADRSPLHEAAAQGRLLALKTLIAQACLGGHVACAKALLENGAHVNGVTVHGATPLFNACCSGSAACVNVLLEFGAQAQLEVHLASPIHEAVKRGHRECMEILLANNVNIDQEVPQLGTPLYVACTYQRADCVKKLLELGASVDHGQCLDTPLHAAARQSSVEVIHLLTDYGANLNLRNAQGKSALDLAAPKSSVEQALLLHEGPPALSQLCRLCVRKCLGRACHQAVHKLCLPEPLERFLLYQ, encoded by the exons ATGGAAGATGGTCCTGTTTTCTAtggctttaaaaacatttttattacaatgtttgctaccttttttttcttcaagcttttaattaagatttttttggctCTCCTAACCCATTTCTATGTCgtcaaaggaaatagaaaagaagcaGCTAGGATAGCAGAAGAGATCTATGGTGGAATTTCAG ACTGCTGGGCTGATCGATCCCCACTTCATGAAGCTGCGGCTCAGGGGCGCTTACTGGCCCTTAAAACTCTAATTGCACAA GCGTGCCTTGGAGGTCACGTGGCCTGTGCTAAAGCCTTATTGGAAAATGGTGCACAT GTGAATGGCGTGACGGTTCACGGAGCCACGCCCCTCTTCAATGCTTGCTGTAGTGGCAGTGCTGCGTGTGTCAATGTGCTGCTGGAGTTCGGAGCCCAGGCCCAGCTCGAGGTGCACCTGGCTTCACCCATCCATGAGGCAGTGAAGAGAG GTCACAGAGAGTGCATGGAGATTCTGCTGGCAAATAATGTTAACATTGACCAAGAGGTGCCTCAGCTTGGAACTCCCCTGTATGTGGCCTGCACCTACCAGAGGGCAGATTGTGTGAAGAAACTTCTGGAATTAG GAGCCAGTGTCGATCACGGCCAGTGCCTGGACACCCCCCTGCACGCTGCAGCGAGGCAGTCCAGTGTAGAGGTCATCCACCTGCTGACCGACTATGGGGCTAACCTGAACCTCAGAAATGCTCAAGGCAAAAGTGCACTTGATCTGGCGGCTCCAAAAAGCAGCGTGGAGCAGGCACTCCTGCTCCATGAAG GCCCACCTGCTCTTTCCCAGCTCTGCCGCCTGTGTGTCCGGAAGTGCCTGGGCCGAGCATGTCATCAAGCTGTGCACAAACTATGTCTGCCAGAGCCACTCGAAAGATTCCTCCTATACCAATAA